In a single window of the Papaver somniferum cultivar HN1 chromosome 8, ASM357369v1, whole genome shotgun sequence genome:
- the LOC113306043 gene encoding zinc finger protein STAMENLESS 1-like encodes MAKYMHRKFFVKCAYMAVVCSVCSFIMELVCKPRVVHPVYPQQQIPLALEMNLAPPSLRACAQKEADIQLMWRVHFAMKLRPEGTNPLDLNNFPEDLSRIDGNQASEETSPETTTESTRFIRKKKSSSNGKQDGKDDESGKVYECRFCSLKFCKSQALGGHMNRHRQERETEQLNRARQLVFSNDPLAAQGCTHIGLRDPNLNSENRSIMPAVNFHHQGGGGAGGDPSQQQFRSIYPARLFSGSSSTVLQSQPPSHQQYIYSTSPSSRLPSYLSQYPPHHLMNDYFINGVAESNYTCIGAPLGHVFPHDADRTSRVLPLSGTTTATTTTTIGRGGIEGSLMQSGHEDGLLWGPSTYARTQQQQH; translated from the exons ATGGCGAAGTATATGCACAGAAAATTCTTTGTAAAATGTGCTTACATGGCTGTAGTCTGTAGTGTTTGTTCTTTTATCATGGAGTTG GTATGTAAGCCTAGAGTAGTACATCCAGTCTACCCTCAACAACAGATTCCATTAGCATTGGAGATGAACCTCGCACCACCATCATTACGCGCATGT GCGCAAAAGGAGGCAGACATCCAATTAATGTGGCGAGTACACTTTGCTATGAAATT GAGACCTGAGGGGACTAACCCACTAGACCTAAACAACTTCCCTGAGGATTTAAGTAGAATCGATGGAAATCAGGCTTCTGAGGAGACTTCTCCGGAAACCACCACTGAATCAACTA GGTTTATTAGGAAAAAGAAAAGTAGCAGTAATGGAAAGCAAGATGGAAAAGATGACGAGAGTGGTAAAGTTTATGAGTGTAGGTTTTGTTCTCTCAAGTTCTGCAAATCCCAAGCTCTTGGTGGCCACATGAATCGCCATCGCCAAG agAGAGAGACAGAGCAACTAAATCGAGCTCGGCAGCTAGTTTTCAGTAATGATCCCCTAGCCGCACAAGGGTGCACTCATATAGG GTTGAGAGATCCAAACTTAAATAGCGAGAACAGATCAATAATGCCAGCGGTTAACTTTCATCAtcaaggtggtggtggtgctggaggaGACCCATCTCAGCAACAATTCAGATCTATCTACCCAGCAAGACTATTTTCTGGGTCGTCATCGACAGTCCTACAGTCACAACCACCATCACATCAACAGTACATATATTCAACTTCACCGTCGTCTCGTCTACCATCTTATCTTTCACAATACCCACCGCATCATCTAATGAACGATTACTTCATTAATGGAGTTGCTGAATCCAATTACACTTGTATTGGTGCTCCTTTAGGTCATGTTTTCCCACATGATGCCGATAGAACTAGCCGGGTGTTACCGCTATCTGGAACTACAACAGCAACAACTACTACTACTATAGGTAGAGGAGGTATAGAAGGATCGCTAATGCAAAGTGGTCATGAAGATGGGCTACTCTGGGGACCTAGCACTTACGCAagaacacaacaacaacaacattga